AGAGAAAGGGTAACGAACTTTTTTCATACTTTGCTGGCGCCGTTCTAAACGGCATGCCCGCCTGCTATGGAATTATGGGAATGGATAAAGAATTAGTCGGATCGAAAACCTGAATAAGCGGCAGGAACTTTAGATATTTATAACGAAGAAAGAACCAGAATTTTACTTTAATATCAATAATCTTGGAGGTGTATCATGTCAATCCATCCTTTAGCAGGCCAAAAAGCTCCCCAATCCATTTTGGCCAATATTCCGCGCCTCATTAGCGCTTATTATGTAAATAAACCTAACATAGATGAGCCGGCGCACAAAGTAGTGTTCGGTACTTCCGGGCATCGCGGCAGCTCGTTGAAATGTACTTTTAATGAGGACCATATCCTTGCCATTACTCAGGCAATTTGCCGCTACCGCCAAGAACACGGCATCACCGGTCCGTTATTTATTGGTTTCGATACTCATGCCCTGTCCGAGCCGGCGTTCATTTCGTCGCTGGAAGTACTGGCTGCCAACGGGGTGGAAACGCTGATTGCCAAGGATATGAACTATACGCCGACTCCGAGTGTATCTCACGCTATTTTGACGTATAACAAAGGTAGAATGGACGGACTTGCCGACGGTATTGTCATTACTCCTTCCCACAATCCGCCTGACAACGGCGGTATAAAATATAATCCCCCCAACGGCGGTCCGGCTGATACTCATATTACCAAGTGGATAGCTGATAAAGCAAACAAGTTTTTAATGGACGGCAACAAAGAAATCAAACGCACAGCATATGAAAAAGCATTGAAAGCTGATAACGTGCGCGAATATGACTTTATCAGATCCTACGTCAATGATTTAAAGAATGTTATTGATATGGATGTCATCAAATCCGCCGGACTTAAACTTGGCGCCGATGCCCTTGGTGGCTCAGGCCTCGGCTATTGGGAGCCGATAGCTGAAACTTACGGCCTTGATATCGAACTCCTGAACGGTTACCCGGACCCGACGTTCAGTTTTATGAATGTGGACAGCGACGGCAAAATACGTATGGACTGCTCATCACCTTATGCGATGGCCGGACTGATTGGACTAAAAGATAAATATGATCTTGCTTTCGGCAATGATCCGGATTTTGACAGGCATGGCATTGTCACCCGCAGTGTTGGGCTAATGAATCCTAACCACTATCTTGCAGTCGCTATTGCCTATTTATTCCAAGACCGCGCCGGCTGGCGAAAGGATGCCGCCGTGGGCAAGACCCTGGTCAGTTCGTCAATGATTGACCGCGTGGCTGCCAGCCTTGACAAAAGGCTGGCTGAGGTACCGGTTGGCTTCAAATGGTTTGTCGATGGACTCGTTGACGGATCGTTCGGTTTTGGCGGGGAAGAAAGCGCCGGCGCATCCTTTCTTAAAAAAGACGGTACGGTTTGGACTACAGATAAAGATGGTATCATTCTTTGTTTGTTAGCGGCGGAAATTACCGCCAAAACCGGACGGGATCCCGGACAGCATTATCAGGATTTGACGCAAAAATTTGGCACTCCTGTTTATGAGCGTATTGATGCAACTGCTAACTCGCTGCAGAAGACTATATTGGCTAAGCTATCACCGGAGCAGGTAACAACTGACACCCTTGCAGGTGAAAAGATTACCGCCAAGCTTACCAAGGCGCCGGCCAACCGGGCGGAGATAGGCGGCTTGAAGGTTTGTACTGAGAATGGCTGGTTTGCCGCGCGTCCTTCCGGCACGGAAGATATATACAAAATATACGCAGAAAGCTTTAAAGGAATGGCACATCTTAAAGAGATTCAGAAAGAAGCCCAAAAAATTGTCAGTGAGACCTTCGCGGCTGCCGGAGTGTAATCGACTGCTTACAGACTCGAATTGAAGATATTGTATACGCTAAGACAACAAACTTAGCAGCTTTAGGCTGATGAGTTTGTTGTCTTAATTATTACTTTTGTTGTATAAAAATACGTTGGAAAGTCATACCTATAGCGAAATTAATTATAGACAAAGTCTTATTAATTTGATATATTGAAGCTATAGTTTACAAACGTCTATTGGATAAGGAGTGCGATGTACAATGTGTGAGAATTATGAGAATATTTATGATATCGAGATTGATTTGACAAATGATGGGGATGGCTTGCTGAATTTCGCATATGGCGAAGATGAGGAAATGGAGCCGAATAAACAACATACTGAAATGGGGAATAAGTATGGCTGATTTTGACTTTATTAGTTTAATTCATCAGGACAGAGAGGAACGAAAACACGAACATTTTTCCGGTACGCTGCTTGATTACCTGGCGATTATTAAAGAAAATCCGCAAGGAGTCATGCTGTCTCATCAGCGGATGTATGAACTCCTTACCGCTCCGGGAGTAGACATAGTGAAAACCGAGGAAAACCCTCGCTTAAAACGGATTTATGGTAATGATATACTGCGCAAGTACAAGTTTTTTGACGATAGTTTCTTCGGTATAGACAAAAGTATTATGAAAATAATGCGCTATTTTCACTCTGCTGCCATGAAAGGGGAAGAGTCCCGCCAGGTTCTCTATTTGGTTGGTCCGGTAGGCGCAGGCAAGTCCTCGCTCATGGAAGCGCTGAAAAAAGCGCTGGAGATGAGTACGCCCATTTATGTTATTAAAGATTGCCCCATGCGGGAGGAGCCGCTGCACTTGCTTCCCAAGCACCTTCGGCCGCAGTTTGAGGAATTGTTGGGAGTAAAGATTGAAGGTGATTTGTGTCCTGTCTGCCGGTATCGCCTGAAAACCGAGTACAACGGCGAATATGAGCGTTATCCTGTGACAGTCTCCGAGTTTTCCGTCCGTTCCCGTAAGGGAATCGGTGTGGTACCGCCGGTTGATCCTAACAATCAGGACACTTCCGTACTCTCCGGTTCAGTCGATATATCCAAAATGGACCTATACCCGGAAGACGATCCGCGGGTACTGGCGCTAAACGGTGCATTTAATGTGGGTAACCGGGGTATCGTTGAATTTATCGAAGTATTTAAAAATGACGTTGAATATCTCCATACAATGATCACGGCAACTCAGGAAAAATCTATACCTTCGCCGGGTAAAGGCTCAATGATTTATTTTGACGGCATCATTTTGGCCCACTCCAATGAGGCGGAATGGAATAAGTTTAAATCCGACCATACGAATGAAGCTATATTGGACAGGATAGTTAAGGTGGAAGTTCCTTATTGTCTGGAACTGGATGAGGAAGTAAAAATCTACCGGAAAATGCTTAAGAATAGTTCCTTTGCCGCTCATATCGCGCCTCACACCATTGAAGTTGCTTCCATGTTCGCCATTTTGACCCGCCTAACCCCTTCCGCCAAAGTGGACCCGCTGACCAAACTTAAAATTTACAATGGGGAAGAAATTGTAGAAAAAGGGTCTACCAAAAAAGTGGATATTTTTGAACTGAGGGAAGAAGCCTTGCGGGAGGGCATGACCGGCATATCCACCCGATTTATTATGAAATGTATTGATACGGCTCTCTCGGAATCCGATTCGAATTGTATCAGTCCCATCGCCATTATCGATACGCTGATCAAAGCAGTAAAAGAGATGGCCATCGGCGAGGATGAAAAGAAGCGTTTCCTCGGTCTTTTGCAAGATACGATTAAAAAAGAATACAACAAAATGCTGGAAAAGGAAGTTACCCGTGCCTTCATTCACGGCTACCGGGAGCAGGCGGAAAGCTTGTTCAATAACTATCTGGATCATGCTGAGGCGTTTGTGAATTCGACGAAAATTAAAGACCGCAATACCGGGGAGGAACTGGAGCCTGATGTTAAATTCCTGCAGTCCATCGAAGAACAGATTGGTATTACCGGCTCAGCTGCACTGGGATTCCGGCAGGACGTTACTTCCTACATGTTCTCCCTTTTGCGAACCGGCGGCAAGATTGAGTACAAGAGCTACGAACCTCTTAAAGAAGCGATTGAGAAAAAACTGACAGCATCGGTTAAGGAACTGTCCCGGATAGTTACCAAGGCCAAGGTAAGAGACCGGGAACAGGACGGCAAGTATAACGCCATGGTGGAAGAGATGAAAAGAAGTGGCTATTGCGATCATTGCTGTAATGTGATTCTTAAATATGCGGCCAATAATTTGTGGAAAGATTAGTGGCGCATAAATAAGCCGTCTGATGGGGAGGGGAGGAGTAACCATTGGCTATCTTTAAAGACGGCGGCAGAGCAAGTTCCGATCGCTCCCAGCGGGACCGCAAACGCCACCGCCAACTGGTGGAAGAGGCAATAAAAAAGAACATGGGCGGTATAATTGCGGAAGAAAGCATCATCGGACAAAGTAAGGATAAAAAAATTAAAATTCCCGTGAAAGGAATCAAAGAGTACCAGTTTG
This window of the Methylomusa anaerophila genome carries:
- the pgm gene encoding phosphoglucomutase (alpha-D-glucose-1,6-bisphosphate-dependent) — protein: MSIHPLAGQKAPQSILANIPRLISAYYVNKPNIDEPAHKVVFGTSGHRGSSLKCTFNEDHILAITQAICRYRQEHGITGPLFIGFDTHALSEPAFISSLEVLAANGVETLIAKDMNYTPTPSVSHAILTYNKGRMDGLADGIVITPSHNPPDNGGIKYNPPNGGPADTHITKWIADKANKFLMDGNKEIKRTAYEKALKADNVREYDFIRSYVNDLKNVIDMDVIKSAGLKLGADALGGSGLGYWEPIAETYGLDIELLNGYPDPTFSFMNVDSDGKIRMDCSSPYAMAGLIGLKDKYDLAFGNDPDFDRHGIVTRSVGLMNPNHYLAVAIAYLFQDRAGWRKDAAVGKTLVSSSMIDRVAASLDKRLAEVPVGFKWFVDGLVDGSFGFGGEESAGASFLKKDGTVWTTDKDGIILCLLAAEITAKTGRDPGQHYQDLTQKFGTPVYERIDATANSLQKTILAKLSPEQVTTDTLAGEKITAKLTKAPANRAEIGGLKVCTENGWFAARPSGTEDIYKIYAESFKGMAHLKEIQKEAQKIVSETFAAAGV
- a CDS encoding PrkA family serine protein kinase → MADFDFISLIHQDREERKHEHFSGTLLDYLAIIKENPQGVMLSHQRMYELLTAPGVDIVKTEENPRLKRIYGNDILRKYKFFDDSFFGIDKSIMKIMRYFHSAAMKGEESRQVLYLVGPVGAGKSSLMEALKKALEMSTPIYVIKDCPMREEPLHLLPKHLRPQFEELLGVKIEGDLCPVCRYRLKTEYNGEYERYPVTVSEFSVRSRKGIGVVPPVDPNNQDTSVLSGSVDISKMDLYPEDDPRVLALNGAFNVGNRGIVEFIEVFKNDVEYLHTMITATQEKSIPSPGKGSMIYFDGIILAHSNEAEWNKFKSDHTNEAILDRIVKVEVPYCLELDEEVKIYRKMLKNSSFAAHIAPHTIEVASMFAILTRLTPSAKVDPLTKLKIYNGEEIVEKGSTKKVDIFELREEALREGMTGISTRFIMKCIDTALSESDSNCISPIAIIDTLIKAVKEMAIGEDEKKRFLGLLQDTIKKEYNKMLEKEVTRAFIHGYREQAESLFNNYLDHAEAFVNSTKIKDRNTGEELEPDVKFLQSIEEQIGITGSAALGFRQDVTSYMFSLLRTGGKIEYKSYEPLKEAIEKKLTASVKELSRIVTKAKVRDREQDGKYNAMVEEMKRSGYCDHCCNVILKYAANNLWKD